From one Actinomyces sp. Marseille-P3109 genomic stretch:
- a CDS encoding PLP-dependent transferase has protein sequence MTTTSAPQPTGRPECPEPLAARTFPVHHHPTSSAPAPQVRLETLLVRSGTGTDPATGAITTPIHLSTAYGHPGLGESTGYDYTRTASPTRDVLQDALARLEGGTAAFALSSGMAALELVTRTLAPHGSRIVALRDLYGGSFRFLEVLAEEGAARVDFVLGVEGLREALASPADLVIIETPTNPMMEEIPIPEAVELAHAAGARLIVDNTFYTPVVQRPLELGADVVVHSGTKYLGGHNDVMAGVAVVADDALAERLNYRLNTTGATLGPFDCFLLLRGLKTLALRMERHEANATAIAQFLRSSPHVTRVLYPGRSGMVSFDLAESVDVSRFLESVRVFTFAESLGGVESLVTCPSVQTHADVPAEVRASYGLSDRLMRLSVGIEHVDDLIADLAQAFEAAGV, from the coding sequence ATGACCACTACGTCCGCACCCCAGCCCACCGGCCGCCCCGAGTGTCCCGAGCCGCTGGCCGCTCGCACCTTCCCCGTCCACCACCACCCAACGTCGTCGGCCCCGGCCCCGCAGGTCCGCCTGGAGACGCTGCTGGTGCGCTCGGGCACCGGGACCGACCCGGCCACGGGTGCGATCACGACGCCGATCCACCTGTCGACCGCCTACGGGCACCCGGGTCTGGGCGAGTCGACGGGCTACGACTACACGCGCACGGCCAGCCCCACCCGCGACGTCCTCCAGGACGCCCTGGCCCGCCTGGAGGGAGGGACGGCCGCCTTCGCCCTGTCCTCGGGGATGGCGGCCCTGGAGCTGGTGACCCGCACGCTGGCGCCGCATGGCAGCCGGATCGTGGCGCTGCGCGACCTGTACGGCGGCTCCTTCCGCTTCCTGGAGGTTCTGGCGGAGGAGGGCGCCGCACGCGTCGACTTCGTCCTGGGTGTCGAGGGCCTGCGCGAGGCGCTGGCCTCCCCGGCCGACCTGGTCATCATCGAGACGCCCACGAACCCGATGATGGAGGAGATCCCGATCCCCGAGGCGGTCGAGCTGGCCCACGCGGCCGGGGCGAGGCTGATCGTGGACAACACCTTCTACACCCCGGTGGTGCAGCGGCCCCTGGAGCTGGGGGCCGACGTCGTCGTCCACTCGGGCACGAAGTACCTCGGCGGGCACAACGACGTCATGGCGGGCGTGGCGGTGGTGGCCGACGACGCCCTGGCCGAGCGGCTGAACTACCGGCTCAACACGACCGGCGCGACGCTGGGGCCATTCGACTGCTTCCTGCTGCTGCGCGGGCTCAAGACCCTGGCGCTGCGCATGGAGCGCCACGAGGCCAACGCCACCGCGATCGCGCAGTTCCTGCGCTCCAGCCCGCACGTGACGCGGGTGCTCTACCCGGGGCGATCGGGCATGGTGAGCTTCGACCTGGCCGAGTCGGTGGATGTGTCCCGCTTCCTGGAATCGGTGCGGGTGTTCACCTTCGCCGAGTCCCTGGGTGGCGTGGAGTCGCTGGTGACGTGCCCGTCGGTGCAGACGCACGCGGACGTGCCCGCCGAGGTGCGTGCCTCCTACGGGTTGAGCGACCGGCTCATGCGCCTGAGTGTGGGGATCGAGCACGTCGACGACCTCATCGCGGACCTGGCCCAGGCATTCGAGGCCGCCGGCGTCTGA
- a CDS encoding alpha/beta hydrolase: MIQKPDHPMTLDPPRPPARRGIDRRSMLKGVGGVAALAAVGAGASVAGAAPARAAGLSVVEHQDGGRMQYYRFSTPSIGWNPAVNVLLPDGYNPARRYPVLYLLHGGGGDNNFMIFDKLGIRDYTVGRELIVVMPDGGTAGWYSNPVSSNVGPRNWETFHMGELVPWVDATFSTIAEPAGRAVSGFSMGGLGALKYTAKYYGHFASVSCHSGPADLRGTDGAAITHWANLTSMVELGGGMVYGAPWDEARVSADNPMEHIESYRGKRIFLVCGTDPVDPNENHVLPTQRTFGGALEAAGIPHERHEDAGGHIVRPERLQQDIDGVIAHLTKAG; the protein is encoded by the coding sequence ATGATTCAGAAACCTGACCACCCGATGACCCTGGATCCGCCTCGCCCTCCGGCCCGCCGGGGGATCGACCGACGCAGCATGCTCAAGGGGGTGGGCGGGGTCGCTGCACTCGCCGCCGTGGGCGCCGGCGCATCCGTGGCCGGTGCGGCTCCCGCCCGGGCCGCGGGCCTGAGCGTCGTCGAGCACCAGGACGGCGGCCGTATGCAGTACTACCGGTTCTCCACGCCGTCGATCGGCTGGAACCCGGCCGTCAATGTGCTGCTGCCCGACGGGTACAACCCCGCGCGCCGCTACCCGGTGCTTTACCTCCTTCACGGAGGAGGCGGCGACAACAACTTCATGATCTTCGACAAGCTGGGCATCCGGGACTACACCGTGGGCCGCGAGCTCATCGTCGTCATGCCCGATGGAGGAACCGCCGGCTGGTACTCCAACCCGGTGAGCTCCAATGTGGGGCCGCGCAATTGGGAGACCTTCCACATGGGCGAGCTCGTCCCCTGGGTGGACGCCACCTTCAGCACCATCGCGGAGCCCGCGGGGCGCGCCGTCTCCGGGTTCTCCATGGGAGGCCTCGGGGCCCTGAAGTACACGGCCAAGTACTACGGGCACTTCGCCTCCGTCTCCTGCCACTCGGGGCCCGCGGACCTGCGCGGAACGGATGGCGCCGCGATCACTCACTGGGCGAATCTGACCTCGATGGTCGAGCTCGGGGGCGGCATGGTCTACGGGGCCCCGTGGGACGAGGCCCGTGTGAGCGCGGACAACCCCATGGAGCACATCGAGAGCTACCGGGGCAAGCGCATCTTCCTCGTCTGCGGAACGGATCCCGTCGACCCGAACGAGAATCATGTCCTGCCGACCCAGAGGACCTTCGGCGGTGCCCTGGAGGCCGCCGGCATTCCTCACGAGCGTCATGAGGACGCGGGGGGTCACATTGTGCGCCCGGAGCGGCTGCAGCAGGACATCGATGGCGTCATCGCCCACCTGACCAAGGCGGGGTGA
- a CDS encoding variant leucine-rich repeat-containing protein, which translates to MTTVANAAPVSAGRGTATETTGTAGKPVDPDLQLARDPKAGAGRLMVLAGNRPDLRGVIVDNPGCSPELRAWVGRMGAASARPNVEADSARADSAHDSDDSDDSPSLAPTGWEPSDIGLGDDPFGSVLGDPLMGSPLFDDGGRDGDADDGAAGDAEGGRPTGRAPGGQRSQGRRTARAHTAAARTASATAASRTASPRTSSPRTTSRAAAQQTPPSAPPGPPAARSGRYAQPGYQVPGPGRPAGPVAGGYGGPRRGPYAGGPQDIPWRPGGAQGYSGAQPTVPPAPPAASYGARGYGTQPSLRSGRRPAPSSGSDTSAIKVVGWVLIIIIFFLIRILTG; encoded by the coding sequence ATGACCACCGTTGCGAATGCCGCCCCTGTGTCAGCCGGCCGCGGGACGGCCACAGAGACGACGGGGACGGCAGGCAAGCCCGTTGACCCCGATCTCCAGCTCGCCCGGGACCCGAAGGCGGGAGCAGGCCGGCTCATGGTGCTGGCCGGCAACCGCCCCGACCTGCGCGGCGTCATCGTCGACAACCCGGGCTGCTCCCCGGAGCTGCGGGCCTGGGTCGGCCGGATGGGGGCGGCCTCCGCCCGCCCCAACGTCGAGGCTGATTCGGCGCGGGCGGACAGCGCTCACGACTCCGACGACTCTGACGACTCCCCGTCCCTGGCGCCTACGGGCTGGGAGCCCTCCGACATCGGCCTGGGCGACGACCCCTTCGGCTCCGTCCTGGGCGACCCGCTCATGGGGTCCCCGCTCTTCGACGACGGCGGCCGCGACGGTGACGCCGACGACGGGGCCGCCGGAGATGCCGAGGGCGGCCGTCCCACCGGCCGTGCCCCCGGCGGGCAACGGTCGCAGGGCCGGCGCACGGCCAGGGCGCACACCGCCGCCGCCCGCACCGCTTCCGCAACCGCCGCGTCCCGGACGGCGTCCCCACGCACCTCGTCCCCGCGGACGACGTCGCGTGCAGCGGCTCAGCAGACTCCGCCGTCAGCCCCTCCCGGCCCTCCGGCGGCCCGGTCCGGCCGCTACGCGCAGCCCGGGTACCAGGTGCCGGGGCCCGGTCGGCCCGCCGGCCCTGTTGCGGGAGGCTATGGCGGGCCGCGTCGCGGCCCCTATGCCGGCGGCCCGCAGGACATCCCCTGGCGTCCGGGCGGAGCCCAGGGCTACAGCGGCGCGCAGCCGACAGTGCCGCCCGCACCTCCTGCCGCCTCTTACGGGGCCCGGGGGTACGGCACTCAGCCCTCCCTCCGGTCCGGCCGCAGACCGGCTCCGTCCTCGGGCTCCGACACGAGCGCGATCAAGGTGGTGGGGTGGGTTCTCATCATCATCATCTTCTTCCTCATCCGGATACTGACCGGCTGA
- a CDS encoding response regulator transcription factor: MSSQIPPDCVGVALVDDDAMALAHLESYFSGVEDLSVLLATRSTHEALRFVQSHQVDVLITDVHMENMDGVEMTREVLRSSPPTRVILLTTIDTDEDLLQGLGAGASGFLLKSAPAEEITSAVRTVHSGAKVVAPTPTTRLIDYALASVRGADGSVHLSERERDVLHLLCEGASNRKIASLLTIAEATVKSHITGLFHKTGTTSRLEMVVWAFKHGYASNSPFTIPSSSAPSSPTPGSSPSPSELRSPEH; this comes from the coding sequence ATGTCTTCCCAGATTCCTCCCGACTGCGTTGGCGTCGCCCTGGTCGACGACGACGCGATGGCCCTGGCCCATCTGGAGTCCTATTTCTCTGGCGTTGAGGACCTCTCCGTCCTCCTAGCAACGCGCTCGACCCACGAGGCCCTGAGATTTGTCCAATCCCACCAGGTTGACGTCCTCATCACCGATGTCCACATGGAGAACATGGACGGCGTGGAAATGACCAGGGAGGTGCTTCGGAGCTCGCCACCCACCCGGGTCATCCTGTTGACCACCATCGACACCGATGAGGACCTCCTCCAGGGGCTGGGGGCGGGGGCCAGCGGCTTCCTGCTCAAGAGCGCCCCGGCCGAGGAGATCACCTCGGCGGTGCGCACGGTCCACTCCGGGGCGAAGGTCGTGGCCCCCACGCCGACGACGCGCCTCATCGACTACGCGCTGGCCTCCGTGCGCGGTGCGGACGGGAGCGTCCACCTCTCGGAGAGGGAGCGCGACGTCCTCCACCTCCTGTGCGAGGGTGCCTCGAACCGCAAGATAGCCTCGCTGCTGACCATTGCTGAGGCGACGGTCAAGTCGCACATCACCGGCCTGTTCCACAAGACGGGCACGACGTCGCGCCTGGAGATGGTGGTGTGGGCCTTCAAGCACGGGTACGCCTCCAACAGCCCCTTCACGATCCCGTCCTCCAGCGCCCCCAGCAGCCCGACGCCGGGCTCGAGCCCCAGCCCCTCAGAGCTCCGCAGCCCCGAGCACTGA
- a CDS encoding heavy-metal-associated domain-containing protein — protein MTEFTAEGVDRTTTLKVSGLTCGHCVAHVTEELEALDGVKDVSVLLNKGGQSTVTVLSDVRLEDTALAEAIDEAGDYTLDAIERDVREG, from the coding sequence ATGACCGAGTTCACCGCTGAAGGCGTCGACCGCACCACCACCCTCAAGGTCTCCGGACTCACCTGCGGCCATTGCGTCGCCCACGTCACCGAGGAGCTCGAGGCGCTCGACGGCGTCAAGGACGTCTCCGTCCTGCTCAACAAGGGCGGGCAGTCCACCGTCACCGTGCTCTCCGATGTCCGCCTCGAGGACACGGCCCTGGCCGAGGCCATCGATGAGGCCGGGGACTACACGCTCGACGCCATCGAGCGCGACGTCCGCGAGGGCTGA
- a CDS encoding heavy metal translocating P-type ATPase, with the protein MSTSTSRARVSSGAAASDKTPGEQLRTVSLSIGGMTCASCVARVEKKLNKLDGVSASVNLATESARVTAPGTVSVDDLLATVARAGYSGALLGTDTPEESSAGESASMPSSASASGPSTPAGSGGTGRSTKGGGGRTTLSMAAAAAPTAAGTPAVPSGGPAGSAGGVHPSSASTASAPALGASHVERAADLRLRLVYSLILSVPIMAISMVPALQMPGWQWTVAIMSLPVALWGALPFHQAAFRALRHGAFTMDTLVSLGVIAATGWSLWALVLGGAGHIGMRMSMELLPRAQGHAAHMYFESAAWVTTFLLAGRYAEARAKYRSGDALRALLELGAKEVTRVVLTSPSGSRDAIDVLNEDGSPRAEATRTEERISIEDLAAGDLFLVRPGEKVATDGVVVEGRSAVDASLLTGESVPTEVEAGQAVTGATVNTSGALLVRATAVGEGTMLARIGQMVTAAQAGKAPVQRLADRVSGVFVPIVLVLSAATLAGWLLTGHSPQAAFTAAVAVLVIACPCALGLATPTALLVGSGRAAQLGVVIKGPEVLESTRALDTMVMDKTGTVTQGRMSLDVEACREVNGVHGPSPDQAAQATGTAGAPSDDAAADADSASSEAPDAVGAGPDVDAAAGASADVAAGLSPLGDEVLRLAGAVESASEHPVAAAITTAARERLGVLPAPAGFSNHEGRGVSGTVEGRRVAVGRPGWLTGELGVEVPETLRSAVGEAQDSGATAVVVAVSEAIGAASSADGAGAADPDARPLRAVAVLVVRDTVRPSSRAAVAALRELGIRPVLLTGDNARAAEHVAAQVGIDAVDVRAEVLPADKRDVVAALQAEGAVVGMVGDGVNDAAALAQAGTRGLGLAMGSGADVAIEAADITLVRTDLDAAVAAVRVSRATLRIIRQNLFWAFAYNVAAIPLAVAGLLNPMIAGAAMAASSVIVVTNSLRLRRAG; encoded by the coding sequence ATGAGCACGTCGACCAGTCGGGCCCGCGTCTCGTCCGGCGCCGCGGCGTCGGATAAGACACCGGGCGAGCAGCTGCGCACCGTCAGCCTCTCCATCGGGGGCATGACCTGCGCCAGCTGCGTGGCCCGGGTGGAGAAGAAGCTGAACAAGCTCGATGGCGTGAGCGCCTCGGTCAACCTCGCCACCGAGTCGGCCCGGGTCACCGCCCCGGGCACGGTGAGTGTCGACGACCTCCTTGCCACTGTCGCACGCGCCGGGTACTCCGGCGCCCTGCTGGGCACCGACACGCCGGAGGAGTCGTCGGCCGGCGAGTCGGCGTCGATGCCGTCGTCGGCATCGGCGTCGGGACCGTCCACGCCGGCCGGTTCGGGCGGCACCGGGCGCAGCACCAAAGGCGGAGGCGGCCGCACGACGCTGTCCATGGCGGCCGCGGCGGCACCTACCGCGGCGGGCACGCCGGCGGTGCCCTCCGGCGGCCCCGCCGGCAGCGCCGGCGGCGTCCACCCCAGCTCTGCTTCCACAGCGTCCGCACCGGCCCTGGGCGCCTCGCATGTGGAGCGGGCCGCCGACCTGCGGCTGCGGCTCGTCTACAGCCTCATCCTGTCGGTGCCGATCATGGCGATCTCCATGGTGCCGGCGCTCCAGATGCCCGGCTGGCAGTGGACAGTGGCGATCATGTCACTGCCGGTGGCGCTCTGGGGGGCGCTGCCCTTCCACCAGGCGGCCTTCCGGGCGCTGCGCCACGGCGCCTTCACCATGGACACGCTCGTGTCCCTCGGGGTCATCGCGGCGACCGGCTGGAGCCTGTGGGCGCTGGTGCTCGGCGGGGCCGGGCACATCGGCATGCGGATGAGCATGGAGCTGCTGCCGCGCGCGCAGGGGCACGCCGCCCACATGTACTTCGAGTCGGCCGCCTGGGTGACCACCTTCCTCCTGGCGGGCCGCTACGCCGAGGCGCGCGCCAAGTACCGCTCCGGTGACGCCCTGCGCGCCCTGCTCGAGCTGGGCGCCAAGGAGGTCACCCGGGTGGTCCTCACCTCGCCGTCGGGCAGCCGCGACGCCATCGACGTCCTGAACGAGGACGGCTCGCCCCGCGCGGAGGCCACCCGCACCGAGGAGCGCATCAGCATCGAGGACCTGGCAGCCGGGGACCTGTTCCTCGTGCGGCCGGGCGAGAAGGTGGCCACCGACGGCGTCGTCGTCGAGGGCCGCTCGGCCGTGGACGCCTCCCTGCTCACCGGCGAGTCCGTGCCCACCGAGGTGGAGGCCGGGCAGGCCGTCACCGGGGCGACCGTCAACACCTCCGGCGCGCTGCTGGTGCGGGCCACGGCCGTGGGCGAGGGGACGATGCTGGCCCGGATCGGCCAGATGGTGACGGCCGCGCAGGCGGGCAAGGCGCCGGTCCAGCGCCTGGCGGACCGGGTCTCGGGAGTGTTCGTGCCGATCGTCCTGGTGCTGTCGGCCGCGACCCTGGCGGGCTGGCTGCTCACCGGGCACAGCCCGCAGGCGGCCTTCACCGCGGCGGTGGCCGTGCTCGTCATCGCCTGCCCCTGCGCGCTGGGGCTGGCCACGCCGACGGCGCTGCTGGTCGGCTCGGGACGGGCGGCCCAGCTCGGCGTGGTCATCAAGGGCCCGGAGGTGCTGGAGTCGACGCGGGCGCTGGACACGATGGTCATGGACAAGACCGGGACGGTCACCCAGGGGCGCATGAGCCTGGACGTCGAGGCCTGCCGCGAGGTGAACGGAGTTCACGGCCCGTCCCCGGACCAGGCCGCGCAGGCCACGGGGACGGCAGGTGCGCCCTCTGACGACGCGGCCGCTGACGCGGACTCGGCGTCGTCCGAGGCCCCGGATGCGGTCGGTGCCGGCCCCGACGTGGACGCCGCCGCGGGCGCCAGCGCAGACGTCGCCGCGGGCCTGTCCCCGCTCGGGGACGAGGTGCTGCGCCTGGCGGGCGCCGTCGAGTCGGCCTCGGAGCACCCGGTGGCCGCGGCGATCACGACGGCCGCCCGCGAGCGCCTGGGCGTCCTGCCGGCACCTGCCGGCTTCTCCAACCACGAGGGCCGGGGCGTGTCGGGAACCGTGGAGGGCCGCCGGGTGGCGGTGGGCCGGCCGGGTTGGCTCACCGGCGAGCTGGGCGTCGAGGTTCCCGAGACTCTGCGCTCCGCCGTGGGGGAGGCTCAGGACTCCGGGGCGACCGCCGTCGTCGTCGCAGTCAGTGAGGCCATCGGTGCGGCCTCGAGCGCCGACGGCGCCGGCGCTGCGGATCCGGACGCGCGGCCGCTGCGGGCGGTGGCGGTCCTCGTGGTGCGCGACACGGTGCGGCCCTCCTCGCGGGCGGCGGTGGCTGCGCTGCGCGAGCTGGGGATCCGGCCGGTGCTGCTGACCGGGGACAACGCCCGGGCCGCCGAGCACGTGGCGGCCCAGGTGGGGATCGACGCCGTCGATGTGCGCGCCGAGGTGCTGCCCGCCGACAAGCGGGACGTCGTCGCCGCGCTGCAGGCCGAGGGTGCGGTCGTGGGCATGGTGGGCGACGGGGTCAACGACGCCGCGGCCCTGGCCCAGGCCGGGACGCGGGGACTGGGACTCGCCATGGGGTCGGGGGCGGACGTGGCCATCGAGGCCGCCGACATCACCCTGGTGCGCACGGACCTGGACGCCGCGGTGGCGGCGGTGCGGGTGTCGCGGGCGACCCTGCGAATCATCCGCCAGAACCTGTTCTGGGCCTTCGCCTACAACGTGGCCGCGATCCCGCTGGCGGTCGCCGGGCTGCTCAATCCGATGATCGCGGGGGCCGCGATGGCCGCCTCCAGCGTCATCGTGGTCACCAACTCCCTGCGCCTGCGCCGCGCCGGCTGA
- a CDS encoding alpha/beta hydrolase: MRRLRTTSPPHASSTLTVLTLLGTLTACSMLGANIAAAASPPAQGSHEAGVVLDSSTNSNSNADTSRATGSNSSNGSTGSTGSTGADVPKGLESFYNQDLTWTDCTDDATGTAFQCATVTVPLDYDNPQGQTITVALKKLSSTSSSPRGSVFLNPGGPGGSGISAIESQADLYKSGDLSEVLANYDVIGFDPRGVGQSTPITCWTPEDVQAILAGQAEVPFSPLTPGSAADIVAQGSREATACEEHTEVPEILDHADTRSVARDMDVMRALVGDKDLNYLGYSYGTYLGAVYTELFPDNIGRVVLDSAMDPTMARQDPMEGDAAAGEQSLRTYIESQQGQAGFPLSGTTDEAVAQLATFLDGLDADPLTVSGSGTPLNRAKAVDAIGKLVTTSPDKWPLLTEGLTQAMNAHDGTALKANADAVSGNSAPPTTEKQVVEQLQGLKVFSANRCLDFPDAGNESSWDAALASYHHDYPVFHSLLPQYDAFCHGWGHTSRTEAVDVDTKATNPVLIVGILHDPQTPYPWSQTLVSRIRNSHLLSVDMYGHGATGRNACTSTKVSDFLVNGTLPSDGEVCAADPEPQAGGGEKG; encoded by the coding sequence ATGAGACGCCTACGAACCACCTCGCCACCGCACGCCAGCTCTACCCTCACCGTCCTCACCCTGCTCGGCACGCTCACCGCCTGCAGCATGCTCGGTGCGAATATCGCAGCCGCCGCCAGCCCGCCCGCGCAGGGTTCCCATGAGGCCGGCGTCGTGCTGGACAGCAGTACGAACTCGAACAGCAACGCCGACACATCTCGGGCCACCGGCAGCAACAGCTCAAACGGTTCCACGGGATCCACCGGGTCCACGGGGGCGGACGTCCCCAAGGGCCTGGAGTCCTTTTACAACCAGGACCTCACCTGGACCGACTGTACCGACGACGCCACCGGGACCGCCTTCCAGTGCGCTACCGTGACCGTTCCCCTGGACTATGACAACCCGCAGGGGCAGACCATTACGGTGGCCCTCAAGAAGCTGTCCTCGACGAGTTCCTCCCCTCGGGGCTCGGTGTTCCTCAACCCCGGCGGACCCGGGGGAAGCGGTATCTCCGCCATCGAGTCCCAGGCCGATCTCTACAAGAGCGGCGATCTGTCCGAGGTCCTGGCGAACTACGACGTCATCGGCTTCGACCCTCGCGGCGTCGGCCAGTCCACTCCTATCACCTGCTGGACCCCCGAGGACGTCCAGGCGATTCTGGCCGGGCAGGCCGAGGTGCCCTTCTCCCCCTTGACGCCGGGCAGCGCCGCCGACATCGTCGCCCAGGGCTCACGCGAGGCCACGGCCTGCGAGGAGCACACGGAGGTCCCCGAGATCCTCGACCATGCGGACACCCGTTCCGTCGCCCGTGACATGGACGTCATGCGGGCACTGGTGGGAGACAAGGACCTCAACTACCTCGGCTACTCCTACGGCACCTACCTGGGCGCCGTCTACACCGAGCTCTTCCCCGACAACATCGGACGCGTCGTCCTGGACAGCGCCATGGACCCCACCATGGCTCGCCAGGATCCGATGGAAGGTGATGCGGCAGCCGGGGAGCAGTCACTGCGCACCTACATCGAGTCCCAGCAGGGCCAGGCGGGGTTCCCCCTGAGCGGTACGACGGATGAGGCCGTCGCCCAGCTCGCCACCTTCCTCGACGGTCTGGATGCCGATCCGCTGACCGTCTCCGGATCCGGAACGCCCCTGAACCGCGCCAAGGCCGTTGACGCGATCGGCAAGCTCGTCACCACATCACCTGACAAGTGGCCGCTGCTCACCGAGGGACTGACCCAGGCCATGAATGCGCACGACGGCACCGCTCTGAAGGCGAACGCCGACGCCGTCTCCGGCAACAGCGCACCTCCCACGACCGAGAAGCAGGTGGTCGAGCAGCTCCAAGGCCTCAAGGTCTTCTCGGCCAACCGGTGCCTCGACTTCCCCGACGCCGGGAACGAGTCGAGCTGGGATGCGGCACTGGCCTCCTACCACCACGACTACCCGGTCTTCCACAGTCTGTTACCCCAGTACGACGCGTTCTGCCACGGCTGGGGGCACACCAGCAGGACCGAGGCGGTCGACGTCGACACGAAGGCCACGAACCCGGTGCTCATCGTCGGCATCCTGCACGATCCGCAAACGCCCTACCCGTGGTCCCAGACACTGGTGTCGAGGATCCGCAACAGCCATCTGCTGAGCGTGGACATGTACGGTCACGGCGCTACCGGTCGCAATGCCTGCACGAGCACGAAGGTGAGCGACTTCCTCGTCAACGGGACGCTTCCCTCTGACGGCGAGGTCTGCGCGGCGGACCCGGAGCCCCAGGCAGGAGGTGGTGAGAAAGGCTGA
- a CDS encoding metal-sensitive transcriptional regulator, protein MAGYSGAKEDHLKRLRRIEGQVRGISRMVEEDTYCIDVLTQISAATKALRAVSLGLLEDHMSHCVLHAAQAGDEEGTAKIREASDAIARIVRS, encoded by the coding sequence ATGGCCGGATACAGCGGGGCCAAGGAGGATCACCTCAAGCGCCTGCGCCGCATCGAGGGACAGGTGCGGGGCATCTCCCGCATGGTTGAGGAGGACACCTACTGCATCGACGTCCTCACCCAGATCTCCGCCGCCACCAAGGCCCTGCGGGCCGTGAGCCTGGGCCTGCTGGAGGATCACATGAGCCACTGCGTCCTGCACGCCGCCCAGGCCGGCGACGAGGAGGGCACGGCCAAGATCCGCGAGGCCTCCGACGCCATCGCCCGGATCGTGCGGTCCTGA
- a CDS encoding MalY/PatB family protein, with protein MSGLTPTPVPSSAVSSPAAAFSPAGHSPFSTCPAVDPASFDVVPDRRGTASLKWDFAVERGRPEGVLPLWVADMDHTTAPAVTSALLWRTRHGIFGYSEPDDAYHAALTGWFSRRYGWQVEAAWNTVTPGVVPALALAVRALTAPGEAVLIEEPVYYPFREVVEDNGRTVASVPLVRDADGLYRRDLAALEATIEATGSRLLLLCNPHNPVGRVWSRGELAALDEVAARHGVVVVADEIHADLALPGLTTTPFASLSEEAAARTITCTSPSKSFNLAGLQVANILIADARLREAFRRELATTGYSQPNVLGLTACQAAYEGGEAWLDALREHIAAARAHVEARLARIRGIEAAPCEGTYLLWLDCSGFLEAAGLEPDELDEVMLREAGLWLDDGRIFGAGGEGFTRINVACPRATLDAALDRLEAAVTAVIARAAERSGRGRVALSA; from the coding sequence CTGTCAGGCCTCACGCCGACCCCAGTACCATCCTCGGCCGTCTCCTCCCCCGCGGCCGCCTTCTCACCGGCCGGCCACTCCCCCTTCTCCACCTGCCCCGCCGTCGACCCCGCCTCCTTCGACGTCGTCCCCGACCGCCGCGGCACGGCCAGCCTCAAGTGGGACTTCGCCGTCGAGCGCGGCCGCCCCGAGGGCGTCCTGCCCCTGTGGGTCGCAGACATGGACCACACCACCGCACCCGCCGTCACCAGCGCCCTGCTGTGGCGCACCCGCCACGGCATCTTCGGCTACTCCGAGCCCGACGACGCCTACCACGCCGCCCTGACCGGCTGGTTCTCCCGCCGCTACGGCTGGCAGGTGGAGGCGGCCTGGAACACCGTGACTCCCGGCGTCGTCCCGGCCCTCGCCCTGGCCGTGCGCGCCCTGACCGCCCCGGGCGAGGCGGTCCTCATCGAGGAGCCCGTCTACTACCCCTTCCGGGAGGTCGTCGAGGACAACGGGCGCACCGTAGCCTCCGTCCCGCTGGTGCGCGACGCCGACGGCCTCTACCGGCGTGACCTGGCCGCCCTGGAGGCCACCATCGAGGCCACCGGCTCACGCCTGCTGCTCCTGTGCAACCCGCACAACCCGGTCGGCCGGGTCTGGAGCCGGGGCGAGCTCGCCGCCCTGGACGAGGTGGCGGCCCGCCACGGCGTCGTCGTCGTGGCTGATGAGATCCACGCCGACCTGGCCCTGCCGGGCCTGACCACCACCCCCTTCGCCTCCCTGAGCGAGGAGGCCGCCGCGCGCACGATCACCTGCACCTCGCCGTCGAAGTCCTTCAACCTGGCGGGCCTGCAGGTCGCCAACATCCTCATCGCCGATGCGCGCCTGCGCGAGGCCTTCCGCCGCGAGCTCGCCACCACCGGCTACTCCCAGCCCAACGTCCTGGGCCTGACCGCCTGCCAGGCCGCCTACGAGGGCGGCGAGGCCTGGCTCGACGCGCTGCGCGAGCACATCGCGGCCGCCCGGGCGCACGTCGAGGCGCGCCTGGCGCGGATTAGGGGGATTGAGGCGGCGCCCTGCGAGGGCACCTACCTGCTGTGGCTGGACTGCTCGGGCTTCCTGGAGGCCGCCGGGCTCGAGCCCGATGAGCTCGACGAGGTCATGCTGCGCGAGGCCGGGCTCTGGCTCGACGACGGCCGGATCTTCGGCGCCGGCGGCGAGGGCTTCACCCGCATCAACGTCGCCTGCCCCCGCGCCACGCTCGACGCCGCCCTGGACCGGCTGGAGGCGGCCGTTACCGCCGTGATCGCTCGCGCCGCCGAGCGATCCGGGCGCGGTCGCGTCGCCCTGTCCGCCTGA